In Chitinophagaceae bacterium, the genomic window TTATTGCAAATAAGCGGCTTCAAACCTTGCTAATGGGGCCATCCTTGCTTTATTTAAGAATAAAGTATCGCCTACAAGGTTATAATTATCTGCCGTATTTAATACATTAAAAAAATCTGTTTCGTAATGGGCGTCTATGCAAGCCCTTTGTGTAGCTGCGGTATTTAAAAAACGGATGCGGCTTGCAGCTTCATTTAGCTCATATTTTCCAAATAAAATATTGCAACCACCATAACCTTTTACGGTAGTATCGGCTTCATTGAGGATAAAGTAAGCAGCCTGGGATTTGTTTGGTGCAGTAACTGGTTGCCGGTTTAATTCTTTTAAAACCCAATATTTATTGGTAATACCGTTGCTGCTGATTTGTTTAAAAATATATTTATCGGCAAGTGCGCCTGTAACTTTATCGCCTGTTTTATCTAACATGGTTATGGCGCTTGTAGATATATGAAATAAAGTGGTATCCGCTCCCTCAATCAATTGAATGGTAGTGTTGTCGGCAATTGCTATATTTCCCGATCTGTAAAATACCGTATCTTTTTTGCCAAGGTATTTGCTCCACTCTTCAAAGCTGTTGTCTTTTTTAAGATTGATTACGGTTTCTATGCCTTCACAATCTGCACAGGGCGTAATGCTTTTATAATAACCCCAATTGATGTTTAAGGTTTTTGCAACTATGCCTGAATCTTTTTGGGTAACTGCTTCTGGGCTGGATTTATTGGGCGAACAGGAAATAAAAGAAAAGACAGATAAAACTAAAATGGATATGCTGAGGACAGGGTATCTTTTCATGGTTAAAAAAATGAGTAATATTTTTTAATAATCAACAAAGGTATGATTAATAAAAATAAAAAGAGGCCGGTCCCTAACACCGGCCCCTAACTTACACATGAATCTACCTTACTGTCTTAAAATTCTTTCTGTTTGTTTTAGGTTGTTGCTGATGAGCTGTAGGACATAGATGCCTGAAGGTTTTCCTTGCAGGTTAATATGGTTAAGGCCGTTTTTGCCATTTCCTTTCATTATTAAACGGCCATTGGCATCATATAAAGCGTATTGAAAATTCTCCGGTGCATTTACTAAAAGATCGTTTTGTGCCAGTGTAGATACCTGGAACGATGGCAATTTTTCCGTTTTCCTTAATGCTATTACATTGCTATACGCCTGTTGGTCTATTACTGAAACTACATTCAACCGGTAATAAAGTATTTTGCTCTTCCAGGGTGTATAAGAAAAACTACGGCTGTTATAGTTGGTTAAAGTAAGCGTTGTAAAATTTATACCGTCTTCTGATACTTCCAATGTTTGCATTTTAATGGGTTCGTCGGCAATAATGTTCCAGTTTAAAATGTGTTTATTGTTTTCCGATTTTCCATTTAGCGCAATACTTCTTATGGGCAATGCACCTCTTACTGCTGTGAGGGTATAAGAGCCAAGGCTGCCGTAATCGCTTACATTGCTATTCCCCGTTCCGGAAATTAGAATATAGTATTGGCCTGCATTTAATGTGGTATCAAATAATACATTCATTTTATCCATCGGGTTATAAGTTTGTATTAAAGTTTTGGATGCATCGTATAATTTTACCATTACATCCAGGTTGGCGCCGGTATTATTTTCATTGAGGCCAAATGGTTTTGCTTCAAAGTGAAAAAATGCTTTTGCCGCCATAGTGAAACGAAATGCATCTTTATCTACATTATGGCTTATCACTCCTTCGGTGGTAAAATTATTTGTGCCTGCATTAAAAGTATTTTCATCAAGCACTTCATTATAGTCATCGTTTCTGTATACAAACCCATTTAAAGAAACAATGGTGGTAAGGTTGTCTTGCGTACTGGTACAGCCATAAGGCGTAGGGCCATCGTTCCAACCGGTCATATTGCTATAGTAGCTGTTGCCCATTACCGGCGCCCAGCTAGTTTCTCCTGTACCGGCGCCTAGGCTATAAGTTTGCGTTAAATTACAATTATTGTCATACGCCGATTGGTGAGCAAGGCCAAGTGTATGGCCGCTTTCGTGGCTGCAACATTCTGCAATAAATTTGGGGTTATACAAAAGCCTGTCTGTAAAAACAAAACCAGGCGTGTCGTCTCCCCAGGTAAATGAGCCGATATATGAAACACCTCCAACTCCTGTGTACCAGTCGCTGGTAGGAGTAACAATAATACGAATGCGGTTGCCTACCGGCGCTGCTAAAAAAACCGTAGAATCGGTGGTAATATTTATATTGAAAGGGCGAAAATCCTCAGCCACCCTGTTATACACTTCGGTAATTTGGGTTGCATTTAAGCCACTGGGCGCACATTCAAAATATGCGCCGTAACGCCAGCCTGCAGATTGTACGCTTTGGCCGTCAAAATCAATATAAATTGTAGCCTGGGCAGTTGACCAACTGCTTAATTTGGGCGCCTGTGCATGGGCAAGGGTTGCACAAAGGGCAAATATTATTAAGGTAAAGTTTTTCATTGTGTCAGAATTGAGTTTTTCGGAGATGGTGTTTAGTGGATATTACAAGGCTCAAAAATTTTATCTGTTTGTGTTTTTTTCAATTTATAACTACCCAGGCTTTCTCTTTTTATTTCAAACCCATCAGCAGCGCCAGGGTTTATGATTCTTCCGCTAAAGGTTACTATATTATCGGCATTGGTTGTTTTAGCCAATTGCAATAAAGTATTTTGCCAGGTTGTAGATTTAATAATGATGATACGCAGGTTTTCATATTTTTGAACATTACTGATAACTTTGCCTGAAAAATTAAAACTTTGTCCGAGAGGAATTGTAACCGATTGGCCGGCATTGTTTTGAAAAGCCATCCTGATGGCGTTTTCATCTATATTAATGATGGAAGGATAGTTGGCAAAAATTGCCGGTTTGGTTGATTGTGCTTTACTTGTGGATACAATAAATAAAAGCAGCACCAGTAAGGCAAATACAGGCTTTTTCATAAATATTGGTTTTAGGGAGAATTAGGTATTCTCGTATCTAAAACGCAATATTGATTAGATTATTATCTGAAAGGTTAAAATTAATAAGCACCGGTGCTCAATAAAACCAGGGTACAGGCTTCTAAGGTTTTTATGCCTTTTTTATGGGCAAGTTCTTCCAGCTCAGGATTTTCTGTACCGGGATTAAAAATGATACGATGGGGTTTTAAGGAAAGTATATAATCGTAATAGGGTTTTTGATTGGCAGGGTTCAGATATAAGGTTACTGTATCTACATCAGATAATAGAGGCGTACCGGTAATTATCGGGCTGTCATTTATTTGGTTTGGCCTTCGTCCGATTGCCGTAACTGCATGGCCAAATTTTTTTAATTTATTAACGGCAAGGAAGCTGTATCGCTCAGGGTTGCCAGAAGCGCCCAGCACAACAGTATATTTTGATTTAGTCATCGGTTAAAAATCTTGCTTTTAAATCCTGCGTAGGTACCATACAACTTTCTTTTTTGCCAAACCATTGATACCTGTTTCTGGCAACAAAGTTATACACAATATTACGGATGCCGGCTGGTACTATGTTAAAAACAACAGCCAGCTTTACCAGCCCGCTTAAATTTTTTGCCACTTTTAATGCAGCAGTAGATTGACTGTATGCCTTATTATTCTCAATAAGTAAAAACGAAGAGTATTGTTTTAGCGGAAGATTATATTGTTGCAAAAGTTTTTGCCCGGCTTTACTTTGAAAAGCAGCAAACCTGTAAACTTTCTCCTTGTCGTGTTTAATAATAAATTGTACGGATCGGTTGCAAAGGTTGCAAATGCCGTCAAAAAGTATAATGGGTGAACTGCTTACCATAAGTTAGTTTGAAAATATTATTTTAATATTTTCATTAAGGAAGCGGTAAATTTATTTTCTTCTGTCTTTACCATTATATCCAGCATCGTTCCTGCCTGTGTACCTAATTTTTTCATATTGCTTATTACTGCTAAAAACTGCCTGGTGTCTTTATCTTTAGTATCGCCATCAATTTTTTCCAGTTGCGATAGTAGTTTTAGCATAGGATCCAGCTCCCTTTTTTTCTTTCTTTTATTATATGTGCAGCCATTTTCCAAATATCTTTTTCTGTGCTAAAGTGTTCTTATCTTTCTCCATGTATAATCACCCTGTTTATTAATCCCCAGCCAATAAGTTGCCTGATGTTCATATTTACATTACCACGGCATATGTTGAGTTGTTCCATAATAGAATCCTGGTTGAGTGGCGTAACATTTACCAATAGTAAAGCATGTATTTGGGCTATGGTATGGTTAATACCCCATTGCTCCCCAGTTATTGATGAATTGCTTTTTGGCTTCGGTTAATTTCATAAACCAAAACTAAATACAAGTTCATAAATTTCAAAAAAAATTGAAAATATCGAAATGTATTTTCTCCGGGTAATAGTGTCCCCAATATTTTACCTGCTCCGAAAAAAAAATGATAAGAGTTGGCTCTTTATAGATTACACCAGCAGAGTTACCGGTTGCTCCATATAAGCTTTGAGCGTTTGAAGAAAAGCGGCGCCAACAGAGCCATCTACACTTCTATGGTCGCAGCTTAATGTAACTTTCATAATATTGGTAACGCCAAAACCATCGGCTTTTTTAACTACTACTTCTTTTATTCTTCCTACAGCAAGTATGGCGCTGTCGGGTGGATTGATGATGGCAGTAAACTCATCAATATCCATCATACCAAGGTTTGAAATAGTAAAAGTGTTGCCGCTAAATTCGTTGGGCTGAAGTTTTTTGTCTTTGGCTTTTCCATAAAGCATTTTAGCTTCTGCAGCAATTTGCGATAAGCTTTTTTGATCGGCAAAGCGGATAACAGGTACAATTAACCCATCGGGCATTGCCACAGCCGAGCCAATATGTATATGATGATTTTGGCGAATAAAATCCCCCATCCAACTGCTGTTTACATCGGTATGCTTGCGTAGCGCAGATGCCGATGCTTTTATGAGCATATCGTTAAAAGAAATTTTTACAGGGCTTACTTCATTCATGGAAATACGGGCAGCTATAGCATTGTCCATATTTATTTCCATGGTTAAATAAAAATGAGGGGCGCTAAATTTACTTTCTCCAAGCCTTCGGGCAATGGTTTTTCTCATTTGAGAAACGGGTATATCTGTAAAGCCTTCCTGGGTTGCAGAATTAAATTGAGGCACCACTAAAGGTGCGGAAGATAGTGCAGCTGCAGGAGCAGCACCGGGAACAAAACTGTCAATATCTTTTTTTATGATTCTTCCGCCATCGCCGGTTCCGTTTACGGCAGCAAGGTCAATCCCTTTTTCGGAAGCCAATTTTTTGGCCAGTGGGGAAGCTAAAATTCTGCCATTGTGATTTGTTGTTGTAGCAACAGGAGCTGCTGCTATATGAGCGGCAGTTGCAATTTCTTCTTTTATTTGGGTATGCACAGGTGCTGCTTGTGCTCCAGATTTTAAGTAGGCAACATAAGCGTTAATGTCGGTACCGGCTTTTCCTACAATGGCAATTACTTCATTTACTTTAGCTGCATTGCCCGCTTCAACACCTTTGTAAAGTAAAGTGCCTTCTTCATAGCCTACTACTTCCATTGTGGCTTTATCGGTTTCTACCTCTGCCAATACATCGTCGCTTTTTACTTTATCGCCTACATTTTTATTCCAGGCTATTAATTTTCCTTCGGTCATGGTATCGCTTAGCAATGGCATGCATATTTCTTTTGCGCCTTCAGGTAAAGATACATTTGTGGTAAGCGTTGTTTTTTCTGTTGGGGTGGCTATTATTGTTTCCTGTTTTGATGGAGCAGGTTTTTCTTCTAAAATAGATTTAATATCTTCTCCCTGCTTGCCCACTATAGCAATTACCTGGTTTACCTGCGCAGCCTGGCCTGCAGGAACGCCAATATGCAATAAAACGCCATCTGCATAACCTACTACTTCCATAGTGGCTTTATCGGTTTCCACTTCTGCCAATATATCGTCGCTTTTTACTTTATCCCCTACTTTTTTGTTCCAAGCCACAATTTTTCCTTCGGTCATGGTATCACTTAGTAAAGGCATGCGTATTACTTCCGCCATAAAATATAATTAATTCTGCTATTAAGAGGCCCGAAATTAATGCAAAAGGGGCAATTTTCAGCCAATAGAATTTTTTCGTTAAAATCCTAATCCAATTCCAGCTTTAGCTTTTCCTTTAATATCTTAATATTGGGAAATTGCTCACTTAACCGTTGAAATTGTTGCTTATGGCTGAGTTCAACTGCTGTATTTTCCTTTTCTGCCTTTTCTTCTAAAACAATAAACCGGTAAGTTAATGCCCGGTTATAAAAAACTTTTTGAAGATGTTCCAGTACCAGCTCCCTTTCGGATTCTATAAACTTTTGGTGCAGGCGGTTGGGCAGCGTTATAATAAATGTATCGTTATTTTCTATGCTTAGTTTAGCCAAATTAAAACTGGATACTAAAGAATGTTGTTTTTTTTCTTCAAGGGTTAAAATATATTGCTGCCAGGCAGTAGTTAAAGTATCTTGTTGCAACGGTATTGGGGAACGGCTGTTTTTAATATGTTGCTCCTGTATTTTTTCCCTTATTCCTTTTAAAGTAGAAACAGGCTTTATAGTTGGGGGTATAATTTTTTCTTTTTCCTGAAGAACATCAGGTTGAACGGTTTTTTTAATTTTTAAAGTTGCAGATGAAGGCGCAGGAGGGCTTTGCGAAATATTAGTTGCTGTACTGTTATCCTTAATTTTTATGGGAACCAGGTTCCTGAAACTAAGGCTTGATTGCTTGTCAATTATTTTTTTTTTTATAGTATCTGTACTGCTTACGGTTATTTCAATGGCTTGTTGCAGGTAGCAGAGTTTAATGAGCACCAGTTCTACAAAAAGTTTTTTATTCCGGGAAAGCTTGTAGCCAGATGCTGCTTCAGATATAATATTGAGTGCCGCAACAAACCATCCTGCATTAATTTGGCTTGAAGTAGAGATGTATTTTTCTTTAAAATCATCAACAACATTGAGCAGGGCTGCTGCCTTGCTATCTTTACTTACCATCAGGTTGCGTATAAACTCTGCAAAGCCATCCAGGAAAGAATCGCCTTCAAACCCTTTTTTGTTGATACTGTCAAATAATAAAAGGGCTTCGGCCATTTGTTGCTGTTGCATATAGCCAAGGAGCGTAAAAAAATAATCCTCATCTAAAATATTCAGATGTTCTAAAACGCTGTTATACGTTACTTCCCCACCTGAAAAGCTTACAATTTTATCTAAGATGCTTAAGGAGTCCCTCAAAGCTCCTTCGCTTTTTTGGGCAATTATATGTAAGGCAGGTTTTTCTGCATTAATCCCTTCTTTTTGGCATATATCCTGCAGGTGGGTTACGGTATCGTTTATAGTAATCCTTTTAAAATCAAAAATCTGGCAACGGCTTAAGATCGTAGGTAATATTTTGTGTTTCTCTGTTGTGGCCAGTATAAAAATGGCATAGGGTGGCGGCTCTTCAAGGGTTTTTAAAAAAGCATTAAATGCGGCGGCGCTGAGCATGTGCACTTCATCCACTATATACACTTTGTAATCGCCTGCCTGTGGCGCAAAACGCACCTGTTCTACCAGGGT contains:
- a CDS encoding copper resistance protein NlpE N-terminal domain-containing protein, yielding MKRYPVLSISILVLSVFSFISCSPNKSSPEAVTQKDSGIVAKTLNINWGYYKSITPCADCEGIETVINLKKDNSFEEWSKYLGKKDTVFYRSGNIAIADNTTIQLIEGADTTLFHISTSAITMLDKTGDKVTGALADKYIFKQISSNGITNKYWVLKELNRQPVTAPNKSQAAYFILNEADTTVKGYGGCNILFGKYELNEAASRIRFLNTAATQRACIDAHYETDFFNVLNTADNYNLVGDTLFLNKARMAPLARFEAAYLQ
- a CDS encoding T9SS type A sorting domain-containing protein, which codes for MKNFTLIIFALCATLAHAQAPKLSSWSTAQATIYIDFDGQSVQSAGWRYGAYFECAPSGLNATQITEVYNRVAEDFRPFNINITTDSTVFLAAPVGNRIRIIVTPTSDWYTGVGGVSYIGSFTWGDDTPGFVFTDRLLYNPKFIAECCSHESGHTLGLAHQSAYDNNCNLTQTYSLGAGTGETSWAPVMGNSYYSNMTGWNDGPTPYGCTSTQDNLTTIVSLNGFVYRNDDYNEVLDENTFNAGTNNFTTEGVISHNVDKDAFRFTMAAKAFFHFEAKPFGLNENNTGANLDVMVKLYDASKTLIQTYNPMDKMNVLFDTTLNAGQYYILISGTGNSNVSDYGSLGSYTLTAVRGALPIRSIALNGKSENNKHILNWNIIADEPIKMQTLEVSEDGINFTTLTLTNYNSRSFSYTPWKSKILYYRLNVVSVIDQQAYSNVIALRKTEKLPSFQVSTLAQNDLLVNAPENFQYALYDANGRLIMKGNGKNGLNHINLQGKPSGIYVLQLISNNLKQTERILRQ
- a CDS encoding CoA-binding protein, yielding MTKSKYTVVLGASGNPERYSFLAVNKLKKFGHAVTAIGRRPNQINDSPIITGTPLLSDVDTVTLYLNPANQKPYYDYILSLKPHRIIFNPGTENPELEELAHKKGIKTLEACTLVLLSTGAY
- a CDS encoding thiol-disulfide oxidoreductase DCC family protein — its product is MVSSSPIILFDGICNLCNRSVQFIIKHDKEKVYRFAAFQSKAGQKLLQQYNLPLKQYSSFLLIENNKAYSQSTAALKVAKNLSGLVKLAVVFNIVPAGIRNIVYNFVARNRYQWFGKKESCMVPTQDLKARFLTDD
- a CDS encoding pyruvate dehydrogenase complex dihydrolipoamide acetyltransferase is translated as MAEVIRMPLLSDTMTEGKIVAWNKKVGDKVKSDDILAEVETDKATMEVVGYADGVLLHIGVPAGQAAQVNQVIAIVGKQGEDIKSILEEKPAPSKQETIIATPTEKTTLTTNVSLPEGAKEICMPLLSDTMTEGKLIAWNKNVGDKVKSDDVLAEVETDKATMEVVGYEEGTLLYKGVEAGNAAKVNEVIAIVGKAGTDINAYVAYLKSGAQAAPVHTQIKEEIATAAHIAAAPVATTTNHNGRILASPLAKKLASEKGIDLAAVNGTGDGGRIIKKDIDSFVPGAAPAAALSSAPLVVPQFNSATQEGFTDIPVSQMRKTIARRLGESKFSAPHFYLTMEINMDNAIAARISMNEVSPVKISFNDMLIKASASALRKHTDVNSSWMGDFIRQNHHIHIGSAVAMPDGLIVPVIRFADQKSLSQIAAEAKMLYGKAKDKKLQPNEFSGNTFTISNLGMMDIDEFTAIINPPDSAILAVGRIKEVVVKKADGFGVTNIMKVTLSCDHRSVDGSVGAAFLQTLKAYMEQPVTLLV
- the dnaX gene encoding DNA polymerase III subunit gamma/tau; the protein is MDKFIVSARKYRPQNFSTVIGQSHITTTLKNAIGNNQLAHAFLFCGPRGVGKTTCARILAKTINCQKRTKDGEACNTCVSCVSFDNGSSLNIHELDAASNNSVDDIRTLVEQVRFAPQAGDYKVYIVDEVHMLSAAAFNAFLKTLEEPPPYAIFILATTEKHKILPTILSRCQIFDFKRITINDTVTHLQDICQKEGINAEKPALHIIAQKSEGALRDSLSILDKIVSFSGGEVTYNSVLEHLNILDEDYFFTLLGYMQQQQMAEALLLFDSINKKGFEGDSFLDGFAEFIRNLMVSKDSKAAALLNVVDDFKEKYISTSSQINAGWFVAALNIISEAASGYKLSRNKKLFVELVLIKLCYLQQAIEITVSSTDTIKKKIIDKQSSLSFRNLVPIKIKDNSTATNISQSPPAPSSATLKIKKTVQPDVLQEKEKIIPPTIKPVSTLKGIREKIQEQHIKNSRSPIPLQQDTLTTAWQQYILTLEEKKQHSLVSSFNLAKLSIENNDTFIITLPNRLHQKFIESERELVLEHLQKVFYNRALTYRFIVLEEKAEKENTAVELSHKQQFQRLSEQFPNIKILKEKLKLELD